Proteins encoded together in one Orrella marina window:
- a CDS encoding thymidylate synthase codes for MQQYLSLIQEIFDNGSWQDNRTGIRTLSIPGAMMKFDLQAGFPAVTTKKLAFKSAIGELIGFLRAYRNAADFRVLGCKVWDQNANENPQWLASPYRLQDNDLGSVYGVQWRQWPACKLIDLSQSQSTAQVADALRRGYQQIGNLDSISENGKTTSTLLYKAIDQLRQCLDTIMTDPGNRRILFHGWNWAQLEEMALPPCHLLYQFMVNQSKREISMCLYIRSNDVGLGTPFNLTEGAALLHLVGRLTGYTPRWFTYFIGDAHIYENHVDMLQEQLRRKPFPAPKLVLSERIPDYAVTGKYEPEWLEKVEPGDFWLEGYEHHAPLTAPMAV; via the coding sequence ATGCAACAGTATCTAAGCCTCATTCAAGAAATCTTTGACAACGGCTCCTGGCAAGACAATCGGACAGGGATCCGCACCCTTAGCATTCCGGGCGCCATGATGAAGTTCGACCTTCAGGCAGGTTTTCCTGCCGTCACCACCAAAAAACTGGCTTTCAAGTCCGCCATCGGCGAACTGATCGGCTTCTTGCGGGCATACCGTAACGCAGCCGACTTCCGTGTATTGGGCTGCAAGGTTTGGGACCAAAATGCCAACGAGAATCCTCAATGGCTGGCCAGCCCCTACCGGCTCCAGGATAACGACCTCGGCTCCGTGTACGGTGTTCAATGGCGCCAGTGGCCGGCCTGCAAGCTGATCGACCTCAGCCAATCGCAGAGCACAGCTCAGGTTGCCGATGCACTACGACGAGGCTACCAGCAGATTGGCAATCTTGACAGTATCAGCGAAAATGGAAAAACCACCAGCACCCTTCTTTACAAGGCTATCGACCAGCTTCGGCAGTGTCTAGACACCATTATGACTGACCCCGGCAACCGCCGTATTCTCTTCCATGGATGGAACTGGGCTCAGCTGGAGGAAATGGCTTTACCGCCATGCCACCTCTTATACCAGTTCATGGTCAATCAATCAAAGCGTGAAATCTCGATGTGTCTATACATCCGCTCCAACGACGTTGGTTTGGGAACCCCATTCAATCTGACTGAAGGTGCCGCGTTGCTGCATCTGGTCGGTCGACTGACCGGATACACGCCTCGATGGTTCACCTACTTCATTGGTGATGCTCACATCTATGAGAACCACGTAGATATGCTTCAGGAACAGCTTCGTCGCAAGCCATTCCCAGCGCCAAAGCTGGTTCTGTCTGAACGGATTCCGGACTATGCTGTCACCGGAAAATACGAGCCAGAATGGTTGGAGAAGGTAGAGCCAGGTGACTTCTGGCTAGAGGGATATGAACACCATGCGCCACTCACAGCACCAATGGCGGTTTAA
- a CDS encoding tyrosine-type recombinase/integrase — protein MNANQSPVTIEDVMAGRTLFDANTRVSNNSRFGDDFWDFTNPQIARFSSVPNGRLRLDWAMYCTVSDDNTFSDHRGALITKEMVQELKVFAFLYLTLPSAFGMRGVQSAKPQTVVITVRALIVLFSDVLRHHRLLGLEQQPQLSSIRYLTDVSLQDIRTVLKNFPRANGDTLKKGLSLLAHPQIARAISVKSLQWNARDIKGLAFKFPEKRTDYEKVMPNELFRFLSNSACADVLSFLSFLGESAHDQSGQPSTPPIGLNCNGAQMLSDYIAIREFDRSYSARLGKRGSSTAWQRKKFRLAYGVTPKEMFLWLYRVQRAAFTVIGLYTGARYSDLTSFTTNCIHTFHGQFVLTGTLVKNESLDAQEGKDLWPAIPIMRDAMVCLTHISRITHNPYILSGCETVPIGKPPYPLSLNGFSGAISNYLHEVDTAGRWVDWHINAHLLRHTLAHQLARADVGLVFIAHQMKHLHTALNALPPDVTMMYGNVGELATQRALHSGSAYLEAAKELYSPDRPVAGGGADAFIARRKAYFEGMAAQGWTVDEVLTNLAMQGLPFASVGIGYCGGVRDTLLKDGTKERPPCIGSLQCNPIQCQQAVITKTHEPAWQKVVSQNRNLAADPRMAHAKEPLLEAMKAAEEVLARLNPESGVLQQ, from the coding sequence ATGAATGCCAACCAATCACCCGTAACAATTGAAGATGTGATGGCTGGCCGCACATTATTTGATGCGAACACCCGGGTATCAAACAACTCACGGTTTGGGGATGATTTCTGGGACTTCACGAATCCACAGATAGCACGCTTTTCCTCTGTGCCCAACGGCCGCCTACGCCTTGACTGGGCGATGTATTGCACTGTCAGCGATGACAACACCTTCAGTGACCACCGTGGCGCGCTCATTACGAAGGAGATGGTTCAAGAGCTCAAAGTCTTCGCCTTTCTCTACCTGACTCTCCCGTCAGCTTTTGGCATGCGTGGTGTTCAATCCGCCAAGCCCCAAACCGTGGTTATCACAGTTAGAGCTCTTATTGTCTTGTTTTCGGATGTCCTGCGGCACCATCGACTACTCGGCCTCGAGCAGCAACCGCAATTAAGCTCGATTCGCTACCTGACTGACGTGTCTTTGCAAGACATTCGTACAGTCTTAAAAAATTTTCCGAGGGCAAATGGAGACACTCTGAAGAAAGGGCTTTCACTGCTCGCACACCCTCAAATTGCCCGTGCGATTTCAGTGAAATCCTTGCAGTGGAATGCCCGAGACATTAAAGGGCTAGCATTCAAATTTCCCGAGAAGCGGACTGACTACGAAAAGGTAATGCCAAATGAGCTTTTCAGGTTCTTGTCCAACTCGGCCTGTGCAGATGTCTTGAGTTTCCTAAGTTTTCTCGGTGAAAGCGCTCACGACCAATCTGGCCAGCCCTCGACTCCACCGATAGGTTTAAACTGCAATGGCGCTCAGATGCTCTCTGACTACATTGCCATCCGAGAATTTGACAGAAGTTATTCTGCTCGCCTTGGCAAACGGGGATCCTCGACAGCTTGGCAACGAAAGAAGTTCCGGTTGGCCTATGGCGTAACTCCGAAAGAGATGTTCCTCTGGCTTTACCGCGTCCAACGAGCCGCGTTCACAGTTATCGGGCTCTACACCGGTGCCCGATACAGCGACCTGACCTCCTTCACCACCAACTGCATCCATACATTTCATGGCCAGTTCGTTTTGACCGGAACTCTTGTGAAAAATGAATCACTGGACGCCCAGGAAGGCAAAGACCTTTGGCCTGCAATCCCCATCATGCGGGACGCCATGGTGTGCCTTACGCATATTTCAAGAATAACGCACAACCCATACATCCTATCCGGCTGTGAGACCGTTCCAATTGGAAAACCACCCTATCCGCTCTCGCTCAACGGATTTTCTGGCGCAATATCCAACTATCTGCACGAAGTGGATACTGCGGGCCGTTGGGTCGACTGGCACATTAACGCGCATCTACTTCGGCACACGCTTGCCCACCAACTCGCCCGGGCAGACGTCGGGCTTGTCTTTATTGCCCACCAGATGAAGCACCTGCATACAGCTTTGAATGCCTTACCTCCTGATGTGACAATGATGTACGGGAACGTCGGGGAACTTGCAACCCAGAGAGCCCTTCATTCAGGATCTGCTTATCTTGAGGCAGCAAAGGAACTCTACAGCCCAGACCGCCCTGTCGCTGGCGGTGGCGCGGACGCCTTCATAGCTCGACGCAAGGCCTACTTCGAAGGTATGGCAGCCCAAGGCTGGACAGTAGACGAGGTATTGACAAATCTTGCCATGCAAGGCCTGCCGTTTGCTAGCGTCGGCATTGGCTATTGCGGTGGAGTGCGCGATACTTTGCTCAAGGATGGGACAAAGGAACGACCACCTTGCATTGGTTCCCTGCAATGCAATCCGATTCAGTGCCAACAGGCCGTGATTACCAAGACCCATGAGCCTGCTTGGCAAAAAGTCGTAAGCCAGAACCGCAACCTTGCTGCTGACCCCAGAATGGCCCACGCTAAAGAACCACTACTGGAAGCAATGAAAGCTGCCGAGGAAGTGTTGGCTCGGCTCAACCCGGAATCTGGAGTTTTGCAGCAATGA
- a CDS encoding site-specific integrase: MAEIASITTLDWHEYDRPPNPSKEAPFAQLEWIFNKRKDRMANESTKENYKVAKAFYLQHIELTEGRKPYFLAEKWDEFALIRLKKELQDRIDVGNLKASSYTLTGHFSAVRQVMNEALAYNLLRTRVIHPINWGSTFSETDAHASYSDKELSQILAAVAEELRFTYKVVAGYTKQSRDEGRDPRLKPKLGRKSGYGFGVEANMRWYFENVLNCEPIVGIGKNKKQHARFLKAATDEHGGLHNLYRSWGVAASIDENLVIPLAVNLQYLTGLNPSSLLSLKTDCFRDEHPATGMPYLLFEKNRSNGEKEMHLPLLDKREERGLKRKQTLQVKRVISTLLTLTKSLRNGLPEGDPLRGLLFIYCSTGPNAFNQTLPLNERKTHAWCKRMVEKYDLRNDNGDPLNFNFVRFRSTKLTEMALEGRDLFEIQQVARHKSITQTVRYIATNRLDAPARKVVSDALERIRTNQEEIAASASSPPTGKHQPIHLFKGLVADCKNVFDPPERVKRAVDYVPGQACTRFNLCLFCRNVVVLKEHLPTLAAYRAQIMASQANNVQNLPHAHIYNQTLSILDNLLDPNVSQFTPDEIEWAMNMATSIDMVVDPLLYRGTCQ, translated from the coding sequence ATGGCTGAAATTGCTAGTATCACCACTCTTGACTGGCACGAATATGACCGGCCACCCAACCCATCGAAAGAGGCCCCCTTTGCACAACTTGAATGGATATTCAACAAACGCAAAGATCGTATGGCCAATGAAAGCACCAAGGAAAACTACAAGGTAGCCAAGGCTTTCTACCTACAACACATCGAACTCACGGAAGGGCGCAAACCCTATTTCCTGGCGGAAAAATGGGATGAATTTGCACTAATCCGGCTTAAGAAAGAACTCCAAGACCGCATCGATGTAGGGAACCTTAAGGCCAGTTCGTACACGCTAACAGGACACTTCAGCGCGGTGCGGCAAGTCATGAACGAAGCATTAGCCTATAACCTGCTGCGCACGCGCGTAATTCACCCAATCAATTGGGGATCCACCTTTAGCGAGACAGATGCCCACGCCAGCTACTCCGACAAAGAACTAAGTCAAATCTTAGCGGCAGTCGCTGAAGAACTACGATTTACTTACAAGGTTGTCGCTGGATACACCAAACAATCTCGGGACGAGGGACGAGACCCACGACTTAAACCTAAACTTGGACGGAAAAGTGGCTACGGCTTCGGCGTCGAGGCCAATATGCGTTGGTACTTCGAAAACGTACTTAACTGCGAACCGATAGTTGGCATCGGTAAAAACAAAAAGCAACACGCCCGGTTCCTAAAGGCAGCGACCGATGAACACGGCGGACTGCACAATCTGTACCGTAGTTGGGGGGTTGCGGCGAGTATTGATGAAAACCTCGTGATCCCGTTGGCCGTCAACCTCCAGTATCTGACCGGCCTCAATCCGTCATCTCTCCTGAGCCTCAAAACCGACTGCTTTCGTGACGAACACCCGGCGACTGGGATGCCTTACTTACTATTCGAGAAGAATCGGTCAAATGGTGAAAAGGAAATGCATCTCCCCTTGCTCGATAAGCGTGAGGAGCGAGGTCTAAAACGCAAGCAAACGCTACAGGTCAAACGTGTAATTTCCACGCTGTTGACTCTTACCAAAAGTCTGAGAAACGGTCTTCCGGAGGGAGACCCTCTACGAGGCCTTTTGTTCATCTATTGTTCTACTGGACCCAATGCGTTCAACCAGACGCTGCCGCTAAACGAGCGTAAAACGCATGCGTGGTGCAAGCGGATGGTTGAAAAATATGACCTTCGAAACGATAACGGCGACCCTCTCAATTTCAATTTCGTCCGCTTTCGGTCAACAAAACTAACCGAGATGGCACTTGAGGGGCGCGACCTCTTCGAAATCCAACAGGTGGCGCGGCACAAGTCGATTACTCAGACGGTGCGTTATATCGCAACCAATCGGCTTGACGCTCCTGCGAGAAAGGTCGTCTCAGACGCACTAGAGCGAATCCGCACCAATCAGGAAGAAATAGCTGCATCAGCGTCTAGTCCACCAACAGGCAAGCATCAGCCAATTCATCTTTTCAAGGGTCTCGTCGCCGATTGCAAGAATGTTTTTGACCCTCCTGAACGAGTCAAACGCGCTGTGGATTATGTACCTGGTCAAGCCTGCACACGGTTCAACCTGTGTCTGTTCTGTCGCAATGTTGTTGTCCTGAAGGAGCACCTGCCTACGCTGGCTGCTTATCGTGCACAAATCATGGCTTCCCAAGCAAATAACGTACAGAACCTCCCCCACGCTCACATTTATAACCAGACACTGTCCATTCTCGACAATCTGCTTGATCCTAACGTCAGCCAGTTCACCCCCGATGAAATTGAATGGGCTATGAATATGGCGACGTCGATCGACATGGTGGTCGACCCATTGCTTTATCGTGGAACTTGCCAATGA
- a CDS encoding tyrosine-type recombinase/integrase: protein MEIHRSRTSRKPSFLLLDSTERVAVLPTDFIQSLERSPQKKAEGTLELYAGRIRDFCSFLENHPVFGQVCVDDALRAMGLPLLDEFYRTCLARGLEATTVRGYEVTLKSFTDWLTTEEASRARKTALYENIPYRTPRPNKRMPRYLTVDQVITLLQGMHWESQRLIGHFIYDTGLRVSEVPRVLKSDLPLIEQYPATQMYYPLFVRGSKGLGGEIKQRYTMISRAVLSRLNRYFKTRVYFTNHDWPETEKPAFLNIFGEPITAVAIQKFIADALVRTHLKEASPHRLRHGTAYSIMKSEQGKTLLDNLVVLQRALGHNQLSTTEIYTHIPAPVLHRMSVDCGEGETLFRFEEAQKILDATYIPEKNQPKIKRIGTHNG, encoded by the coding sequence ATGGAAATACATCGCTCCCGAACAAGTCGAAAACCGTCATTCCTGCTGCTCGACTCAACAGAACGTGTGGCTGTTCTACCTACAGACTTCATTCAGAGCCTCGAGCGCTCGCCTCAAAAAAAAGCAGAAGGCACCCTTGAACTATATGCGGGCCGTATTCGTGATTTTTGTTCCTTTCTAGAGAATCATCCTGTTTTTGGGCAAGTTTGCGTGGATGATGCTCTGCGTGCGATGGGGCTCCCCCTTCTGGATGAGTTTTACCGCACGTGTTTGGCGCGAGGTTTGGAGGCAACGACCGTCCGTGGATATGAAGTAACCCTAAAGTCGTTCACAGATTGGCTCACCACTGAAGAAGCGTCCAGGGCCAGGAAAACCGCACTCTACGAGAATATCCCTTATCGGACACCTAGGCCCAATAAGCGAATGCCACGTTACCTTACTGTAGACCAAGTCATTACTCTCCTACAGGGAATGCACTGGGAATCGCAGCGGCTTATTGGCCACTTCATCTACGACACGGGACTTCGCGTATCTGAAGTACCGAGAGTTCTAAAGAGCGACCTGCCGCTCATCGAACAATATCCTGCTACTCAGATGTATTACCCGTTATTCGTCCGGGGAAGCAAAGGACTTGGCGGTGAAATCAAACAACGGTACACCATGATTTCGAGAGCAGTGTTGAGTCGGCTTAACCGATACTTCAAGACTCGCGTTTACTTCACCAACCATGATTGGCCAGAAACTGAAAAGCCTGCATTTTTGAACATTTTTGGGGAACCCATCACTGCAGTGGCCATACAAAAGTTTATTGCAGATGCCCTTGTCAGAACCCACCTCAAGGAGGCCTCACCTCATCGGCTACGTCATGGAACGGCCTATTCGATCATGAAATCCGAACAAGGAAAGACATTGTTGGACAACTTAGTCGTGCTTCAGCGGGCACTTGGACATAATCAGCTATCTACTACCGAAATTTACACTCATATTCCTGCGCCCGTTCTTCATCGCATGTCAGTGGATTGTGGCGAAGGGGAAACCCTGTTCCGATTTGAAGAAGCCCAAAAAATTCTGGACGCCACTTATATCCCCGAGAAGAACCAGCCTAAAATAAAGAGGATTGGTACCCACAATGGCTGA
- a CDS encoding RNA polymerase sigma factor, which produces MIAIYHGYMRSVTAFVRLYVDDVVAIEEIVDDTFLAIFSKPDQFEGRSSFKTWLLGIARNQCHNWLRKARKEPAINARTDDAFGTLVDPTPPILDHLEQQQVRQIVRLCLMRLPEAQRQVLYWVFYEELSVNETAEQVGCAPGTVKSRMFHAKSRMADCVRRRLDGGIA; this is translated from the coding sequence GTGATCGCGATCTATCACGGGTACATGCGCAGTGTGACGGCGTTCGTGCGTCTGTATGTGGACGATGTCGTTGCGATCGAGGAAATCGTGGACGACACCTTTCTGGCCATTTTTAGTAAACCCGATCAGTTCGAGGGGCGATCAAGCTTCAAGACCTGGTTGCTGGGTATCGCCAGAAACCAGTGTCACAACTGGCTCAGAAAAGCCAGAAAAGAACCCGCCATCAATGCCCGGACCGATGATGCCTTCGGAACCCTGGTCGACCCCACTCCTCCCATACTGGATCATCTTGAACAACAGCAAGTCAGACAGATCGTACGCCTGTGCCTGATGCGTCTGCCCGAAGCGCAAAGGCAAGTCCTTTACTGGGTGTTTTACGAAGAGCTTTCGGTTAACGAGACAGCTGAGCAAGTCGGCTGTGCTCCCGGCACCGTCAAAAGTCGCATGTTTCATGCCAAATCCCGCATGGCCGACTGCGTCCGACGTCGACTTGATGGAGGCATTGCCTGA
- a CDS encoding glycoside hydrolase family 18 protein has protein sequence MQSSTVYNIQWQWGQDLELSFNPDKDILDFGWFSSNSFTLSEVNGSLVISIPSNQQTYTLKNITLADLSAHNIVAKDSQTQTFWTQTLEENQDNPAPDPTPDPTPEPDPDPDEPGTPPSPPVTGADIVGSFSMTWAWNQHATVAFNPQTDKINFGWFGPDNFSVAEVNGSVVISVSGNQQSYTLEDITLDELTAANIVALDSGTQAKWQALLDNSNETPEPEPEPEPEPEPEPEPEPEPEPEPEPEPEPEPEPEPEPEPEPEPEPEPEPEPEPEPEPEPEPEPPIDDSDPVNPGDPGDGGTGTASPIIAAYFPEWAIYGRDFNVSDVPAQDLTHLIYAFSRIDDSGRMSLFDSYAAVEKTFSAGDSVSGVADTWDQTLAGNFNQLAQLKDANPGLKNLIAVGGWTLSGPFSDVASTAEGRENFADSAVEFLKTYTMFDGLDFDWEYPGGGGLESNTVRPEDGQNYALLLEAVRERLDGLEAETGRQYEISVASPAGSDKIVNFNLEGLEPYVDFFNLMAYDFHGGWENITGHQAPMYDTIGGDYDIATAVQLYKQAGIEGSKIVLGAPAYTRAWAGVNDSDGDGGWQETTSQLAPGTFERGVYDYKDLAQKVLDPDSDWKLYWDDEAQAAYVYSESQGIYSTFETPTSIALKSEWAQSEGLGGMMFWDLSGDVTQGPESLTNAAYRSWFEGACVEEIAQLSALQPDVVIGGNGLMDSFVDFEYTPPVLEPDLGLPGEDDPIGPDTGTDDGAGNDDPLSGIDPGDVFSINWNWGANQTLEFDPAADKLDFGWMGADAFNLAEEDGSVIISIPANQQTYTLQDVSTNELSLSNIQSLDASTIAEWGTFLS, from the coding sequence ATGCAATCTTCTACCGTATACAACATCCAGTGGCAATGGGGGCAGGATCTCGAGCTGTCATTTAACCCAGACAAAGACATCCTGGATTTTGGGTGGTTTTCAAGTAACAGCTTCACCCTCAGTGAAGTCAACGGCTCTCTGGTGATCTCGATCCCGTCGAACCAGCAGACCTATACACTCAAAAACATCACGCTCGCAGACCTGAGTGCGCACAACATTGTTGCCAAGGACAGTCAAACTCAGACTTTCTGGACGCAGACGCTTGAAGAAAATCAGGACAACCCGGCTCCAGATCCAACCCCGGACCCCACTCCCGAACCCGATCCCGATCCCGACGAACCCGGCACCCCTCCTTCACCTCCCGTCACGGGTGCGGACATCGTAGGCAGCTTTTCCATGACCTGGGCCTGGAATCAGCACGCCACAGTGGCATTTAATCCGCAGACCGACAAGATCAATTTCGGATGGTTTGGTCCGGACAATTTCTCGGTTGCAGAAGTCAATGGCTCCGTGGTTATCTCCGTCTCAGGGAACCAGCAAAGCTACACCCTTGAAGACATCACACTGGATGAACTGACTGCCGCCAACATCGTTGCACTGGATAGCGGTACACAAGCCAAATGGCAGGCGTTACTCGACAACTCAAACGAGACCCCAGAACCCGAACCCGAACCCGAACCAGAGCCAGAGCCAGAGCCAGAGCCTGAGCCTGAGCCTGAGCCTGAGCCTGAGCCTGAGCCTGAGCCTGAGCCAGAACCAGAGCCAGAACCAGAGCCAGAACCAGAGCCAGAACCAGAGCCTGAGCCAGAACCTGAGCCTGAGCCTGAGCCAGAACCTGAGCCCGAGCCACCGATAGACGATTCGGATCCAGTCAATCCTGGTGATCCAGGCGATGGTGGCACCGGGACTGCTTCACCCATTATTGCTGCGTATTTTCCGGAATGGGCGATCTATGGTCGTGACTTCAACGTCTCGGACGTGCCCGCCCAGGATCTCACCCATCTGATCTACGCTTTCTCCAGGATCGATGACAGCGGCCGCATGAGTCTCTTTGACTCATACGCCGCAGTAGAAAAGACCTTCAGTGCCGGTGACAGCGTCAGCGGTGTCGCAGACACCTGGGATCAGACCCTCGCCGGCAACTTCAATCAACTGGCCCAGCTCAAAGACGCCAACCCCGGTCTCAAGAACCTGATTGCTGTCGGCGGCTGGACTCTTTCAGGCCCGTTCTCTGATGTCGCCTCGACCGCAGAAGGACGAGAGAACTTTGCGGACTCAGCAGTCGAGTTCCTGAAGACCTACACTATGTTCGATGGCCTGGACTTCGACTGGGAATATCCCGGTGGTGGCGGCCTCGAATCCAACACAGTACGACCCGAGGACGGTCAGAACTACGCCCTCCTGCTCGAAGCCGTGCGCGAACGACTCGACGGACTCGAGGCTGAAACCGGGCGTCAGTACGAGATTTCAGTGGCCTCGCCCGCCGGTTCTGACAAGATCGTCAACTTCAACCTCGAAGGACTCGAGCCCTACGTTGATTTCTTCAACCTGATGGCGTACGACTTTCATGGCGGGTGGGAGAACATCACCGGTCACCAGGCCCCCATGTACGACACCATTGGCGGTGATTACGACATCGCCACCGCTGTGCAACTTTACAAGCAAGCCGGTATCGAAGGCAGCAAAATCGTTCTGGGTGCACCGGCCTATACCCGGGCCTGGGCAGGCGTGAACGACAGCGACGGGGATGGTGGCTGGCAGGAGACCACCAGTCAACTGGCCCCGGGTACCTTTGAACGCGGCGTCTATGACTACAAAGACCTGGCGCAGAAAGTCCTGGATCCCGACAGCGACTGGAAACTCTACTGGGACGATGAAGCACAGGCCGCATACGTCTACAGTGAGTCTCAAGGCATATACTCCACCTTCGAGACACCGACCAGCATTGCTCTGAAGTCCGAATGGGCCCAGTCCGAAGGCCTTGGAGGCATGATGTTCTGGGATCTCTCAGGTGATGTCACCCAGGGCCCGGAAAGTCTGACCAACGCCGCCTATCGCAGCTGGTTTGAAGGCGCCTGTGTTGAGGAAATCGCGCAACTGTCCGCACTCCAACCCGATGTTGTGATCGGTGGCAATGGGCTGATGGACAGCTTTGTCGACTTCGAATACACCCCACCCGTTCTGGAACCCGATCTTGGATTGCCTGGGGAGGATGACCCAATCGGTCCCGACACGGGCACTGATGATGGCGCCGGAAACGACGACCCGCTATCCGGCATCGATCCAGGCGACGTGTTCTCCATCAACTGGAATTGGGGTGCGAATCAGACTCTCGAGTTTGACCCCGCAGCAGACAAGCTGGATTTCGGGTGGATGGGTGCTGACGCCTTTAACCTGGCAGAGGAGGACGGATCAGTCATTATCAGCATTCCGGCCAACCAGCAGACATACACCCTGCAGGATGTTTCCACGAATGAACTCTCACTATCCAACATCCAGTCTCTGGATGCCTCGACGATCGCTGAATGGGGGACGTTCCTTAGCTAA
- the rhuM gene encoding virulence protein RhuM/Fic/DOC family protein, which translates to MNDTQQLVIFEGEAGQVEVRLEGETIWLSQAQMAELFETSVDNVSLHLKNIYKDKELHEDATTEDFSVVRQEGGRHVQRKLKHYNLDAIISVGYRVNSSRATRFRQWATGVLKEHLTQGYTLNRQRFEQNAAELEAAMALVKNATVSDTLTTDQGRGLVDVIVRYNHTFLWLQRYDEGLLTEPPGCPGGTLPSTNEARDGIARLKADLMAREEATDLFGNEREDGLSAVLGNLEQTIFGEPAYPTIESKAAHLLYFVIKNHPFSDGNKRIGAYLFVDFLARNGRLLRDRALVINDVGLAALALLVAQSDPKSKEVMIRLIKNMLAPGQIRVNP; encoded by the coding sequence ATGAACGACACACAGCAGTTGGTAATTTTTGAAGGAGAAGCCGGTCAGGTGGAAGTCCGGCTGGAGGGTGAGACTATCTGGCTTTCACAGGCACAAATGGCGGAACTCTTCGAGACCTCCGTCGACAATGTCAGTCTGCATCTTAAGAACATATATAAAGACAAGGAGTTGCACGAGGATGCAACTACCGAGGATTTCTCGGTAGTTCGTCAGGAAGGTGGCCGCCATGTACAGCGAAAGCTCAAACACTACAACCTCGACGCCATCATTTCTGTAGGTTACCGCGTCAATTCGTCTCGCGCCACTCGCTTTCGCCAATGGGCCACCGGGGTTCTCAAAGAGCACCTGACCCAGGGCTACACCCTCAACCGACAGCGCTTCGAACAGAACGCCGCCGAACTGGAGGCTGCCATGGCCCTGGTGAAGAATGCCACAGTCAGCGATACCCTGACCACCGACCAGGGGCGTGGTCTGGTTGATGTCATTGTCCGCTATAACCACACCTTTTTGTGGCTGCAGCGCTATGATGAAGGTCTTCTGACTGAGCCGCCAGGTTGCCCTGGCGGGACGCTTCCGTCTACTAACGAGGCCCGCGATGGTATTGCTCGCCTTAAGGCCGACCTAATGGCTCGGGAGGAAGCCACGGACTTGTTCGGCAATGAACGCGAAGACGGCCTGTCTGCCGTCCTGGGCAACCTGGAGCAAACCATCTTTGGCGAACCTGCCTATCCAACAATCGAGTCCAAAGCCGCGCACCTGCTGTACTTTGTCATCAAGAACCATCCGTTCTCAGATGGCAACAAGCGGATAGGTGCCTATCTGTTCGTAGACTTTCTGGCACGCAACGGTCGCCTGCTGCGTGACCGTGCCCTGGTCATCAACGATGTCGGTCTGGCTGCTCTGGCTTTGCTGGTGGCGCAGTCCGACCCGAAGTCGAAAGAAGTGATGATCCGTCTGATCAAGAACATGCTGGCACCCGGCCAGATCAGAGTGAACCCGTAG